A genomic segment from Sulfitobacter mediterraneus encodes:
- a CDS encoding GFA family protein: MNNDPMHIRASCHCGAVVLTATLPHGLSDAARCTCSFCARRQAAAVTATTASLKIQQGADNLGLYTWGTRTAQHYFCKTCGIYTHHQRRSDPDECGINLGCIDGVKTWEHEPFPWNDGVNHPSDQ, translated from the coding sequence ATGAACAACGACCCAATGCATATCCGTGCCAGTTGCCACTGCGGCGCTGTGGTTTTGACGGCGACCCTGCCCCATGGCCTGTCCGATGCGGCCCGCTGCACCTGCTCGTTCTGCGCCCGCAGACAGGCCGCTGCGGTCACTGCGACGACGGCCTCCCTCAAGATCCAGCAAGGGGCAGACAACCTTGGTCTCTACACATGGGGCACCAGAACCGCGCAGCATTATTTTTGCAAAACCTGCGGAATCTACACCCATCATCAACGCCGGTCAGACCCCGACGAATGCGGGATCAATCTGGGTTGTATTGACGGGGTCAAGACATGGGAGCACGAGCCGTTCCCATGGAACGACGGCGTGAACCATCCCTCAGATCAATAG
- a CDS encoding rhomboid family intramembrane serine protease produces MFPIRDHNPSGRTPYVTYALMALNIIIFLSYVPLLSEPRALYAFYDAWALIPARIGMGQGFEGLFTSMFLHGGWMHLLGNMLFLWIFGDNIEDEMGHFRYLLFYIACGVAAGLAQVWFEPTSRVPMVGASGAIAGVMGAYLLLFPKAKVDILIIFVVFFRIFPIPAWIMLALWFGAQFLGGIAAEAETGGVAYWAHAGGFVAGLIFALPLWLRRGAGSFWARNDGHPPHPPAEYPLLKSSIPKVRRK; encoded by the coding sequence ATGTTTCCAATCCGTGATCACAACCCGTCAGGGCGCACGCCCTATGTCACCTATGCGCTGATGGCGCTGAACATCATCATTTTTCTCAGCTATGTGCCGCTGTTGAGCGAACCGCGAGCGCTTTATGCCTTTTATGATGCTTGGGCCTTGATCCCCGCGCGGATCGGCATGGGCCAGGGGTTCGAGGGCTTGTTCACCTCGATGTTCCTGCATGGCGGCTGGATGCATCTTCTGGGTAACATGCTGTTTCTATGGATCTTTGGTGACAACATCGAAGACGAGATGGGGCATTTTCGTTATCTGTTGTTCTATATCGCCTGCGGGGTGGCCGCCGGTCTTGCACAGGTGTGGTTTGAGCCAACATCGCGCGTGCCGATGGTCGGCGCGTCAGGCGCGATCGCCGGGGTTATGGGCGCTTATCTGCTGCTGTTCCCCAAGGCCAAGGTCGATATCCTGATCATCTTTGTGGTGTTCTTCCGCATTTTTCCGATCCCGGCCTGGATCATGCTGGCCCTGTGGTTTGGCGCGCAGTTTCTGGGGGGCATCGCCGCAGAGGCCGAAACAGGCGGCGTGGCCTATTGGGCCCATGCGGGCGGTTTTGTGGCCGGGCTGATCTTTGCGCTGCCCCTGTGGCTGCGGCGCGGAGCGGGTTCTTTTTGGGCCCGCAATGACGGGCACCCACCGCATCCGCCCGCCGAATATCCCCTGCTCAAAAGCAGTATCCCAAAGGTGCGGCGCAAATGA
- the putA gene encoding bifunctional proline dehydrogenase/L-glutamate gamma-semialdehyde dehydrogenase PutA, giving the protein MAHDVASPLSLMIDQGTYADPEQVLPELIRTADLSADTRAEISADAAALVRGIRGATAPGMMEVFLAEYGLSTDEGVALMCLAEALLRVPDADTIDALIEDKIAPSDWGRHMGHSTSSLVNASTWALMLTGRVLDDDQPGPVRHLRAAIKRLGEPVIRTAVSRAMKEMGRQFVLGEDINAAMTRAKGMEKKGYTYSYDMLGEAARTEADAKRYHLSYSRAISAIATACTDEDIRKNPGISVKLSALHPRYEVAQHDAVMRDLVPRLRALALLAKSAGMGLNVDAEEADRLALSLEVIDRVMSEPALAGWDGFGVVVQAFGPRAGRVIDALYDMAERHDRRIMVRLVKGAYWDTEIKRAQVEGIDGFPVFTEKAATDVSYIANARKLLGMTDRIYPQFATHNAHTVCAVLKMAQDKEAFEFQRLHGMGETLHNLVLDQNGTRCRIYAPVGAHRDLLAYLVRRLLENGANSSFVNQIVDEDVPPEVVAADPFETLGQASMVIPKGPEVFLPQRGNAIGFDLAHTPTLQAIEEARGPFADKQWDAAPLLAAKAAPDAAVAVVSPADPELSPGTVRNASAADVATALDHAAPWDAPLATRRDVLLKAATLIEENYGEIFALLAREAGKGLPDCVAELREGVDFLRYYAGQATNMPPAGIFTCISPWNFPMAIFVGQVSAALAAGNAVLAKPAEQTPLVAHVTVSLLHKAGVPRNALQLLPGGGAVGAALTSDPRIGGVTFTGSTATAMRIRAAMAEHCAPGTPLIAETGGLNAMIVDSTALPEQAVQAIVESAFQSAGQRCSALRCLYVQEDIADDLTKMLIGAMKALTMGDPWQLRTDVGPVIDEQARKGIADHIESARSEGRVLAEIDAPKAGTFVAPTIIRVNGIGDLEREIFGPVLHLATFKSHELDDVIDAINGTGYGLTFGLHTRIDDRVQHVSERVEAGNIYINRNQIGAIVGSQPFGGEGLSGTGPKAGGPNYLPRFSAPDLKTVDGKWDGTQDALPPLPAHGPVQPIETLSMPGPTGESNRLSTLPRPALLCMGPGADVAAEQARAVRALGGVAVQASGSIDPTALTDGPAYGGVLWWGDEEIARQIEQALARRNGPILPLIRGLPDTARVRAERHVCVDTTASGGNAALLGAVT; this is encoded by the coding sequence ATGGCCCATGACGTCGCTTCCCCGCTGAGCTTGATGATTGATCAAGGCACCTATGCCGATCCTGAACAGGTCTTGCCGGAATTGATCCGCACTGCTGATCTGTCCGCAGACACCCGCGCAGAAATCAGCGCGGATGCCGCTGCTCTTGTCCGCGGTATTCGCGGGGCCACGGCCCCCGGTATGATGGAGGTGTTTCTGGCCGAATATGGTCTGTCCACGGATGAAGGCGTCGCCCTGATGTGTCTGGCCGAGGCGCTTTTGCGGGTGCCCGATGCCGATACCATCGATGCGCTGATCGAAGACAAGATCGCGCCCTCTGACTGGGGCCGCCATATGGGGCATTCGACCTCAAGTTTGGTGAATGCCTCCACCTGGGCGCTGATGTTGACTGGCCGTGTGCTGGACGACGATCAGCCCGGACCCGTGCGCCATCTGCGCGCCGCGATCAAACGTCTGGGCGAGCCGGTGATCCGCACCGCCGTGTCCCGCGCGATGAAGGAAATGGGCCGCCAGTTTGTGCTGGGTGAGGACATCAACGCCGCCATGACCCGCGCCAAGGGGATGGAGAAAAAGGGCTATACCTACAGCTATGACATGCTGGGCGAAGCGGCCCGGACCGAGGCGGATGCAAAACGTTATCACCTGAGCTACAGCCGCGCGATTTCGGCGATTGCCACGGCCTGTACGGACGAGGATATTCGCAAGAACCCCGGTATTTCAGTCAAACTCAGCGCCCTGCACCCCCGGTACGAGGTGGCGCAGCATGATGCGGTGATGCGTGATCTGGTGCCGCGTTTGCGGGCGCTGGCGCTGCTCGCGAAATCGGCGGGCATGGGTCTGAATGTCGATGCCGAAGAGGCCGACCGCCTTGCCCTGTCGCTGGAGGTGATTGACCGCGTGATGTCCGAACCGGCCCTGGCGGGCTGGGACGGATTTGGCGTTGTGGTACAGGCCTTTGGCCCGCGTGCAGGCCGGGTGATTGACGCACTTTATGATATGGCAGAGCGGCATGACCGCCGGATCATGGTACGTTTGGTCAAGGGCGCCTATTGGGACACCGAGATCAAGCGGGCGCAGGTCGAAGGGATTGATGGTTTTCCGGTCTTTACCGAGAAGGCCGCGACCGATGTCAGCTATATCGCCAACGCCCGTAAACTGCTTGGCATGACGGACCGGATTTATCCCCAGTTCGCCACCCACAACGCCCATACGGTTTGCGCCGTCCTCAAAATGGCACAGGACAAGGAAGCATTTGAATTCCAACGCTTGCACGGCATGGGCGAGACGCTGCACAACTTGGTTCTGGACCAAAACGGCACGCGCTGCCGCATCTACGCCCCCGTGGGTGCGCATCGCGATTTGCTGGCCTATCTGGTGCGGCGTTTGTTGGAAAACGGCGCGAACTCCAGTTTTGTGAACCAGATCGTCGATGAGGATGTCCCGCCAGAGGTCGTCGCGGCCGATCCGTTTGAAACGCTTGGTCAGGCCAGCATGGTGATCCCGAAAGGTCCAGAGGTCTTTTTGCCCCAGCGCGGCAATGCCATCGGGTTTGATCTGGCCCATACACCGACCTTGCAGGCCATCGAAGAGGCCCGGGGCCCGTTTGCAGACAAGCAGTGGGACGCTGCCCCGCTGCTGGCGGCCAAGGCGGCCCCTGATGCTGCTGTCGCTGTGGTCAGTCCCGCCGATCCCGAACTCTCGCCGGGCACTGTTCGCAATGCTTCCGCTGCCGATGTTGCGACCGCCCTTGATCACGCCGCGCCTTGGGATGCGCCCTTGGCGACCCGCCGGGATGTGCTGCTCAAAGCCGCCACTTTGATCGAAGAAAACTATGGCGAGATTTTTGCGCTGCTGGCACGAGAGGCCGGAAAAGGCCTGCCCGATTGTGTCGCCGAATTGCGCGAAGGCGTTGATTTTTTGCGCTATTATGCCGGACAAGCCACCAATATGCCGCCTGCGGGCATCTTCACCTGCATCTCACCGTGGAACTTTCCGATGGCGATCTTTGTCGGGCAGGTCTCGGCGGCCTTGGCGGCGGGCAATGCGGTTTTGGCCAAACCGGCGGAGCAAACTCCGCTGGTGGCCCATGTCACCGTGTCGCTGCTGCACAAGGCGGGCGTGCCGCGCAATGCCTTGCAATTGCTGCCCGGCGGCGGCGCTGTGGGCGCAGCGCTGACTTCAGACCCGCGCATCGGCGGCGTGACCTTTACCGGATCGACCGCCACCGCGATGCGCATCCGCGCGGCGATGGCCGAACATTGCGCCCCCGGCACCCCTTTGATCGCCGAGACCGGAGGGCTGAATGCGATGATCGTGGACAGCACTGCCCTGCCCGAACAGGCCGTGCAGGCAATTGTCGAAAGCGCATTCCAATCCGCAGGGCAGCGGTGTTCGGCTTTGCGTTGTCTTTATGTTCAGGAAGACATTGCCGATGATCTGACAAAAATGCTGATCGGCGCGATGAAGGCGCTCACTATGGGCGATCCATGGCAGCTGCGCACGGATGTCGGCCCCGTGATTGACGAACAGGCCCGCAAAGGCATTGCCGACCACATCGAATCTGCCCGCAGTGAAGGCCGTGTTCTGGCCGAAATTGACGCGCCGAAAGCCGGCACCTTCGTTGCACCGACCATCATCCGGGTAAACGGCATTGGCGATCTGGAGCGTGAGATTTTTGGTCCGGTTCTGCATCTTGCCACATTCAAATCGCATGAACTGGATGACGTGATCGACGCGATCAATGGCACCGGCTATGGGCTGACCTTTGGATTGCACACGCGCATTGATGATCGGGTGCAACATGTCTCCGAACGGGTTGAGGCGGGCAATATCTACATCAACCGCAACCAGATCGGCGCGATTGTCGGCAGCCAACCCTTTGGCGGCGAGGGGCTTTCTGGCACCGGCCCCAAGGCGGGCGGGCCAAATTACCTGCCCCGGTTCTCGGCTCCGGATCTGAAAACCGTCGATGGGAAATGGGATGGCACCCAAGACGCACTCCCACCGCTGCCAGCTCATGGTCCGGTCCAGCCGATTGAGACACTCTCGATGCCGGGGCCGACCGGCGAATCCAATCGCCTATCCACCCTGCCCCGCCCCGCACTGCTTTGTATGGGGCCAGGGGCGGATGTCGCTGCCGAACAGGCCCGCGCGGTCAGGGCGCTCGGCGGCGTTGCCGTGCAGGCCAGTGGCAGTATCGATCCAACGGCGTTGACAGACGGCCCTGCCTACGGCGGCGTTCTGTGGTGGGGCGATGAAGAAATCGCACGGCAGATCGAACAGGCGCTGGCGCGGCGCAACGGCCCGATCCTGCCCCTGATCCGCGGCCTGCCTGACACTGCACGCGTGCGGGCTGAGCGCCACGTTTGCGTGGACACCACTGCTTCTGGTGGCAACGCGGCCTTGCTGGGCGCGGTGACCTAA
- a CDS encoding Lrp/AsnC family transcriptional regulator translates to MQSGKVNLDRFDSAILAVLGQDGRIPVTELAKRIGLSKSPTQARLRRLEESGVIQGYRAMLDPIRLGLDHVAFVEVRLDDTREAALRKFNAAVLKVPEIEQAHMIASHFDYLLKVRTRDMSAYRQFLGETISALPHVSNTSTYVAMEVVKGTMLTDGT, encoded by the coding sequence ATGCAAAGTGGAAAGGTCAATTTGGATCGCTTCGACTCGGCGATCCTTGCCGTTTTGGGGCAGGACGGCCGGATACCTGTTACGGAACTGGCCAAGCGCATCGGCTTGTCGAAGTCCCCGACGCAGGCGCGGCTGCGGCGGCTCGAGGAAAGCGGCGTGATCCAGGGCTACCGTGCCATGCTGGATCCGATCCGCCTGGGGCTGGATCACGTGGCCTTTGTGGAGGTGCGACTGGATGACACCCGCGAGGCCGCGCTGCGCAAATTCAACGCCGCCGTTCTCAAGGTGCCGGAGATTGAACAGGCGCATATGATCGCCAGCCACTTTGATTATCTGCTCAAGGTACGGACCCGCGATATGTCCGCCTACCGGCAGTTTCTGGGCGAGACAATCTCGGCCCTGCCGCATGTCTCCAACACCTCGACCTATGTGGCGATGGAGGTGGTCAAGGGCACGATGCTGACGGACGGCACTTGA
- a CDS encoding tetratricopeptide repeat protein — translation MLPSFVIALWAGPLFAECPAPADTRSELLDLFADAQSAQTFTDGRRASLAMWQVWLRAPDEAAQEVLDAGMRKRDSYDFLGALAAFDRLVAYCPDYAEGFNQRAYIHFLRQDYAKALVDLDAALALQPLHVAAQSGRALTLMNLGQLPAAREQLLEAVKNNPWLSEAALLAKGAPLGPQGEDL, via the coding sequence TTGCTCCCTTCTTTCGTGATCGCCCTTTGGGCGGGACCGCTGTTTGCTGAGTGTCCTGCACCCGCCGACACCCGCTCGGAACTGCTTGATCTTTTTGCCGATGCACAATCGGCACAGACCTTTACCGATGGTCGGCGAGCATCGCTGGCGATGTGGCAGGTTTGGCTGCGGGCCCCGGATGAAGCCGCCCAAGAGGTGCTGGATGCCGGGATGCGCAAACGCGATTCTTATGATTTTCTCGGAGCGCTGGCGGCTTTTGACCGGCTGGTTGCCTATTGTCCCGACTACGCCGAAGGGTTCAACCAACGGGCCTATATCCATTTCCTGCGGCAGGACTACGCCAAGGCGTTGGTTGATCTCGATGCCGCGCTGGCGTTGCAGCCTTTACACGTCGCGGCGCAATCGGGCAGGGCGCTGACATTGATGAACCTGGGCCAACTTCCTGCGGCCCGCGAACAGCTGCTGGAGGCGGTCAAGAACAATCCCTGGCTGTCCGAAGCGGCGCTTTTGGCGAAGGGCGCACCACTTGGACCGCAGGGTGAGGATCTATAG
- the arsH gene encoding arsenical resistance protein ArsH, whose protein sequence is MTDTPNIETDHFRAIDTGRLFETDQSDHAPRILLLYGSLRKRSFSRLMTEEAARVLNLFGAETKTFDPRGLPLPDETEADHAKVQELRDLVSWSEGMVWCSPERHGAMTAIMKAQIDWIPLSLGAVRPTQGKTLAVMQVNGGSQSFNAVNQLRILGRWMRLLTIPNQSSTPKAFLEFDDNDRMKPSPNYDRMVDVMEELVKFTLLTRGRADYLVERYSERKETGAALIKRVNQRAG, encoded by the coding sequence ATGACCGACACCCCGAACATCGAAACGGACCACTTTCGCGCCATCGACACCGGCAGGTTGTTCGAAACCGATCAATCCGACCATGCTCCACGGATACTGTTGCTCTATGGCTCCCTGCGAAAGCGGTCCTTCAGCCGGCTGATGACCGAAGAAGCCGCCCGCGTGTTGAACCTTTTTGGCGCCGAGACCAAAACCTTTGACCCGCGCGGTTTGCCTCTGCCCGATGAGACCGAGGCCGACCATGCCAAAGTTCAGGAATTGCGCGATCTGGTCAGTTGGAGCGAGGGCATGGTTTGGTGCTCCCCCGAACGGCACGGGGCGATGACGGCGATCATGAAGGCGCAGATCGACTGGATCCCGCTGTCGCTGGGCGCCGTTCGACCGACACAGGGCAAAACGCTGGCAGTGATGCAAGTCAACGGCGGCTCGCAAAGCTTCAACGCGGTGAACCAGTTACGGATCTTGGGCCGCTGGATGCGCCTGTTGACGATTCCCAACCAATCCTCAACGCCCAAGGCTTTTCTGGAATTCGACGACAATGACCGGATGAAGCCATCGCCCAACTACGACCGGATGGTGGATGTCATGGAAGAATTGGTCAAATTCACCCTTCTGACGCGGGGACGGGCGGATTATCTGGTGGAACGCTACAGCGAACGCAAGGAAACCGGCGCGGCCTTGATCAAACGGGTCAATCAACGGGCGGGGTGA
- a CDS encoding aquaporin: protein MTLERRLMAEWLGTFSLLATVIGSGIMAERLADGNIAIALLGNTIPTGAILVVLITIFGPISGAHFNPAVTLSFVMRREITKGDAALYVVAQVFGGIIGVLAAHVMFEHPLIDPSATIRSGTGQWAGEFVATFGLVGTILACIKAKPAAVPMAVGLYITAAYWFTSSTSFANPAVTIARGFSDTFAGIAPVDVAAFIAVQLIAAVLATLFFGWLLNSDEAA, encoded by the coding sequence ATGACACTTGAACGCCGGTTGATGGCAGAATGGTTGGGCACGTTTTCGCTTTTGGCGACGGTCATTGGATCGGGCATCATGGCGGAGCGGTTGGCGGACGGGAATATCGCCATTGCGCTATTGGGAAACACCATCCCGACGGGGGCTATCTTGGTGGTTTTGATCACCATTTTCGGCCCGATCTCCGGCGCACATTTCAACCCTGCGGTTACGTTGAGCTTTGTCATGCGCCGCGAAATCACCAAGGGAGATGCCGCGCTTTATGTGGTTGCGCAGGTGTTTGGAGGCATCATCGGTGTCCTTGCCGCACATGTGATGTTTGAACATCCGCTGATTGATCCCTCCGCCACCATACGCAGCGGGACCGGCCAATGGGCGGGTGAATTTGTTGCCACCTTTGGTCTGGTTGGCACCATTTTGGCCTGTATCAAAGCGAAACCCGCCGCGGTTCCGATGGCGGTTGGCCTTTATATCACGGCGGCCTATTGGTTTACCTCCTCCACCTCCTTTGCCAATCCGGCGGTGACCATCGCACGCGGATTTTCAGACACGTTTGCCGGGATCGCCCCTGTGGATGTGGCCGCGTTCATCGCGGTGCAGCTGATTGCGGCCGTTTTGGCGACCCTGTTTTTCGGGTGGCTGTTGAACTCCGACGAGGCGGCATAG
- a CDS encoding ArsR/SmtB family transcription factor, whose translation MKQDTAIEAFAALAQPTRIEAFRLLVRVGPKGLPALEISRQLGTKPSTLSGHLAILKRAGVLSATRHQREIHYSANLARVNALVQFLIADCCGGKIENCSEIVALLECQGTDC comes from the coding sequence ATGAAGCAAGACACCGCCATCGAGGCCTTTGCCGCCCTTGCGCAGCCGACGCGGATCGAGGCATTCCGTCTTTTGGTCAGGGTTGGGCCGAAAGGCTTGCCCGCACTGGAAATCTCGCGGCAATTGGGGACAAAACCCTCAACCCTGTCGGGGCATCTGGCCATTCTGAAACGGGCAGGGGTGTTGTCCGCGACCCGCCATCAGCGCGAAATCCACTATTCGGCCAATCTGGCCAGAGTGAATGCGCTTGTGCAGTTTCTGATCGCCGATTGTTGTGGCGGGAAGATCGAAAACTGCTCAGAAATTGTTGCCCTGCTTGAGTGCCAAGGCACGGATTGCTAG
- a CDS encoding ABC transporter ATP-binding protein, with protein MANILKIEHLFKNYGSVEILKDINVEIEQGDFLVLVGPSGCGKSTLLNCIAGLEPITGGSLHIGGQDMTDVSPKDRDIAMVFQSYALYPTMTVAKNITFGMKVRGVDQATQDQKLAHVAQQLQIENLLKRKPGQLSGGQRQRVAMGRALVRDPKLFLFDEPLSNLDAKLRVEMRTEIKQLHQRLGASMVYVTHDQIEAMTLATKIVVMKGGVIQQIGTPAEIYNRPANLFVADFMGSPAMNLIPAKARANGNGTDIQIAQDRGDPIVLTDTKNRDLPEDVILGVRPEDIGDAAMRSGAHVQEAECLIDIVEPAGADTYAVMQLGGKHVTARLHSETNAAPGNAQRLAFDLGKVSYFAPDTGLRLN; from the coding sequence ATGGCCAACATCCTGAAAATCGAACATCTTTTCAAAAACTACGGATCCGTCGAGATCCTCAAAGACATCAACGTAGAGATCGAACAGGGCGATTTCCTTGTCCTGGTTGGCCCGTCCGGTTGTGGCAAATCCACCTTGCTCAATTGCATCGCAGGGCTTGAGCCAATCACCGGCGGATCACTGCACATTGGCGGGCAGGACATGACCGATGTCAGCCCCAAAGACCGCGATATCGCGATGGTGTTCCAGTCCTATGCGCTCTACCCCACAATGACAGTTGCCAAGAACATCACCTTTGGCATGAAAGTGCGCGGCGTGGATCAGGCGACGCAGGACCAAAAGCTTGCCCATGTGGCGCAGCAGCTCCAGATCGAGAACCTGCTCAAGCGAAAGCCCGGCCAGCTGTCGGGCGGTCAGCGTCAGCGGGTCGCCATGGGCCGTGCCCTGGTGCGTGATCCCAAGCTGTTCTTGTTTGACGAACCCCTGTCGAACCTTGACGCCAAACTGCGTGTCGAGATGCGCACCGAGATCAAGCAGCTGCACCAACGGCTTGGCGCCTCCATGGTTTATGTGACCCATGACCAGATTGAAGCGATGACGCTGGCGACCAAAATCGTGGTCATGAAAGGCGGCGTGATCCAGCAGATCGGCACCCCCGCAGAGATCTACAATCGCCCGGCCAATCTCTTTGTGGCGGATTTCATGGGCAGCCCTGCGATGAACCTGATCCCGGCCAAAGCCCGCGCCAATGGCAACGGCACCGACATCCAAATCGCCCAGGATCGCGGTGATCCGATTGTGCTGACCGACACCAAGAACCGCGATCTGCCCGAGGATGTCATTTTGGGGGTACGCCCCGAGGACATCGGTGATGCGGCGATGCGGTCGGGGGCCCATGTGCAGGAGGCCGAGTGCCTGATTGATATCGTGGAACCTGCGGGCGCGGACACCTATGCCGTTATGCAACTTGGCGGGAAACATGTCACCGCACGTCTGCATTCCGAAACCAACGCCGCCCCCGGCAATGCACAACGGCTGGCCTTCGACCTTGGCAAAGTGTCGTATTTCGCGCCGGACACGGGGCTGCGGTTGAACTGA
- a CDS encoding carbohydrate ABC transporter permease produces the protein MADLSVSAASLAGQSQKGKVALRWSLYTLLCLFALFYLLPLFVMITTSLKSLDEIRTGDLISLPREVTFEAWRTAWSTACTGIQCEGVRPYFWNSVLIAIPGVAISTLLGAMNGYVVAQWRFRGANIIFSLMLFGCFIPFQVVLLPMARVLGMMGIAGTIPGLIFVHVIYGLGFTTLFFRNYYVSIPADLTKAAKVDGAGFFRIFWSIFLPLSLPIIVVTVIWQFTQIWNDFLFGVSFSQAGTQPVTVALNNIVNSTTGVKEYNVDMAAAIIAALPTLLVYVVAGKYFVRGLTAGSVKG, from the coding sequence ATGGCTGATCTGTCTGTCTCCGCTGCCTCCCTCGCGGGGCAAAGCCAGAAGGGCAAAGTCGCCCTGCGCTGGTCGCTGTATACGCTGCTGTGCCTGTTTGCGCTGTTCTATCTGCTGCCACTGTTCGTCATGATCACCACCTCGCTGAAAAGTCTGGATGAAATTCGGACAGGTGATCTGATTTCCCTGCCCCGCGAAGTGACATTCGAAGCATGGCGCACCGCGTGGTCCACAGCCTGCACCGGCATCCAATGCGAAGGGGTGCGGCCGTATTTCTGGAACTCTGTCCTGATCGCCATTCCCGGCGTGGCCATCTCAACCCTATTGGGCGCGATGAACGGCTATGTCGTGGCGCAATGGCGGTTTCGCGGCGCAAATATCATCTTTTCGCTGATGTTGTTTGGCTGCTTCATCCCGTTTCAGGTGGTTCTCCTGCCAATGGCGCGGGTGTTGGGGATGATGGGAATTGCCGGAACTATTCCGGGTTTGATCTTTGTCCATGTGATCTATGGGCTGGGCTTCACCACCTTGTTTTTCCGCAATTATTACGTGTCTATCCCGGCGGATCTGACAAAGGCTGCCAAAGTGGACGGCGCAGGATTTTTCCGCATCTTCTGGTCGATCTTCCTGCCGCTGTCGCTGCCAATCATCGTTGTGACCGTGATCTGGCAGTTCACACAGATCTGGAATGACTTCCTGTTTGGTGTGTCCTTCAGTCAGGCCGGAACCCAGCCTGTGACGGTCGCGCTTAACAACATCGTCAATTCCACCACCGGCGTCAAAGAATACAACGTCGATATGGCCGCCGCGATCATCGCCGCGTTGCCGACCCTGCTTGTTTATGTCGTTGCCGGCAAATATTTCGTCCGCGGTCTGACCGCCGGATCCGTGAAAGGATAA
- a CDS encoding carbohydrate ABC transporter permease encodes MTKWLEENTPKLVLAPSFIAILVFVYGFIAWTAWVSMTRSRLLPKYEIEGFIQYDRLFASPRWDTAFGNLFIFGTLFIVIAMILGLVLAILLDQNIRTEGAIRTIYLYPMALSMIVTGTAWKWILNPGLGLQAMVRGWGFEDFTFDWLVDPDMAIYTIVLAAIWQSSGFVMALFLAGLRSVDEEIIKAAQVDGIPTWRVYTAIIIPSMAPIFLSAFIVLSHLAIKSFDLVIALTGGGPGYATDLPATYMYAMAFSRGDIGQAASSAMIMMLVVFAIVVPYLYSELRSKDG; translated from the coding sequence ATGACAAAATGGCTTGAAGAAAACACACCCAAACTGGTGCTGGCGCCCTCTTTCATTGCCATTCTCGTGTTCGTCTATGGCTTTATCGCCTGGACAGCATGGGTTTCGATGACGCGCTCGCGGCTGCTGCCCAAGTACGAGATCGAAGGGTTTATCCAGTATGACCGGCTGTTTGCATCGCCGCGCTGGGACACGGCCTTTGGCAATCTTTTCATATTTGGCACCCTGTTCATTGTGATCGCGATGATCCTTGGGCTGGTGCTGGCGATCCTGCTGGATCAAAACATCCGCACCGAAGGCGCGATCCGAACGATTTATCTTTACCCAATGGCACTTTCGATGATTGTCACCGGCACCGCGTGGAAATGGATCTTGAACCCCGGTTTGGGCCTGCAAGCCATGGTGCGCGGCTGGGGGTTCGAAGATTTCACCTTCGATTGGCTGGTTGATCCGGACATGGCGATCTACACCATTGTGCTGGCCGCGATCTGGCAAAGCTCGGGTTTTGTGATGGCGCTGTTCTTGGCGGGCCTGCGGTCCGTGGACGAAGAGATCATCAAGGCTGCGCAGGTCGATGGCATCCCCACATGGCGTGTCTATACCGCGATTATCATCCCTTCGATGGCCCCGATTTTCCTGTCCGCGTTCATCGTGCTGTCGCACCTTGCGATCAAAAGCTTTGATCTGGTTATCGCGCTCACAGGCGGCGGCCCCGGCTATGCCACCGATCTGCCCGCGACCTATATGTATGCCATGGCGTTCTCGCGCGGCGATATCGGTCAGGCGGCCAGCTCCGCGATGATCATGATGCTGGTCGTGTTTGCGATTGTGGTTCCCTACCTTTATTCGGAATTGAGGTCCAAAGATGGCTGA